caaaatttgattaattttgtttaacaaatattattaattggTGGATATATAAATACATCAGGAGGttggttttatattttctaatgaaattattaaacttttctatAATGCATATGTTCGCCCTTGTTTAGAGTATTGCTGTATAATTTGGTCTCTCAATTATGATATTCACCTTCAAGATATtggaaaatcagttttttaaaattactctagTAAGTTGCATATGAAAATGTCTGAGTTGAACCAGAAGTGTACTTTACTGAAAAAAACGTTCATTGGCATCACAAAGAAATCAGcaagattttttcttttcatacAAATCGATGGCTTGAATGATGCTCCGAATTTATTAAGTCTCTTAAATTTTAAGGCTCTTATATTCTAAGTACTGTGACTTAAGAAACCATCTTCTAAGTGTGATTTTCATAGAACAAAGTATAGGTTCCATACTCCAATTATCCAGATACAAAAAGGTTTTATATCCATATGTAACAATTGTGACTTTTCTGTACCTTTTTGcacttttagaaataaatgtataataatgGTGTTACTGTTGGATTGAATAAATGATTAGTTATCTCCTGGAAGTAAGAAATATCACTTAGGTTTTGTGAAGATTTTATATTAGctcatttaaattgaaatatttcacCACTTAAGCTAAACCTAAAAGGAGTATGCTTAAAAACTCGACCAAATACTAAAGCTTAGTGAATATGTTATGGTGAATTAAAAGCCAAGGAATACTGCAACAACAAAATCATTACTCATCATACAAATATTCCATAATGCAGATTCACATGAACTGTTCTTTCTAATGCAAGACTGattaagaaaaactaaattattgatattaaaatactCAACTATTTGTTCATAGACTGCCCACTCCAGCATTTTTTCTAAACAgttcaataatatttaagtgctttattttttatttcatgtgaTTATGTTGTCTGCAAACATTGTTAATTTCTCTTTTATAGATAGTAGaggcaaattattattatttaagagcAATTAGAGCAAAAAGTGAACTCCAGAAAGTGAACTTGGAGCAAATTACCagcttaagaaaaataacaCTTACCTTCTCGTATAATCATTTTCAGTGCAAGTTCTCTTTCTACATAAGCTATCGATTTCATCTATAAAGAGTATGGAGAACTTTTCAACTTCACTTAGATATTTGAATAAAGTCTTTATGTTCCTACAATGatgcattataaaataaatagctaCATCATGAAGAGCCCTTACTTTTCTGTCTCACCCACAAAACTTGATAACAAACTTCCTACTGACATTGTATGAAGAACAGCCCCAGTTTCAGCAGCCAAGCCATGAACAATTCTGGTTTTTCCAGTGCCAGGGGGGCCATAGAGTAAAATTGTGTTACTTGCTCTCCGATTCTTAAATAGTTGTGGTTGCACCTTGGGCAATATGACCATGGTGTAAATGGTAGATTTAACTTCTTTTAAGCCCGCTATCTCTGTTAAACTTTTAACAGTTGGAATTTCTATACTGTCTGCCACTGATGTTGGTAAAACGGGCTGGTTTGGCTCCGATTGGGGGAATTTCTCAGCGTTTTTACGCGCAGTATTCCCTATTTCGTTTTGTCGAAATGCCGGTAAACCGACGAACGAATTAAAAAAACCGTCGAACTTCTCCGCCAGTTTTTGGATGTTTCGCAAGACGTTTTCTACTGCATCGACGATGGTGTTCATTCGTTCGAGGGAAACTTCCATTACTTCCAATCTGGCGAGGTCCTCGTTTTGTACGGGATTAACGTATGGGAAGTTATACTCTTccattttaacattaaattattaaaagcataaaaaaacGAGAAATCAAAACATGAGTGAAAACGGAATAATTATAGGGTGAATGgggtttgtttatttttttttttgacccggGAAGAATTTTAAATCTAGTCGGCTGTGAAATACTAGAAATGTCAAATAGTTGATTGGTTCAGCAGAAGAGGTCACCACtttttttcgaatatttatGGATTTAGCTACGCCGGCTGTAGgatgatatttaaattaaattgccaTTTCTATTTACGTAGGATGTGTGCCATCTTCGCATTAAATACATTGTTTTATAAGATACTTTTATACTCCtagtattttaaatgaataataaatattaacggtaGCCATGAATCTTAGAAATCTCAGGACGTTCAACGGTTACTGGTGGGGAAAGCGCTTTACAAAATTAACCGGTGAAATCAGCTAGTTGCGAACGACCAACCGggattttaaagtaatatcttggtcaaatatattttatgattcCTTCCTAAtctaattttgtattatttgcgatttagtttttgtaaatttgttgttgctTTGTTACTGAGGCTTATTTCAAGCAAGTCAATGTCCGTACAACAACCGTACTTTAAAAAAGAGTGAATTTGtagattttaaacaatttatatgCTTTATCACTTAAAAGGGCTTACTTTCATGTTCCAGTCTTTTCCTGGAAAATGGGTAATAGTACTGGGAAGCTTCTTGACCCACAGCCAAGTGACAGGCGAAATCCTCCAAAACTGAATAATggaatgtgttttttttttacttgataGAGGTATGTTGATTTTGTTACCAATGGTAGAAAGCAACTTAGAATAGAAAAGTGTGGAGTGTTGTGGGCATAGATAAGAATAATTTAACCTACCAACATCCCTATAACTTGCGGCGGAAACTTTTCATACTTTCCTCATTtgatttaatgtttccaaaactaaacttttttttttatggttaacACAAGCACAAggggaaagtcctatgtcactcttggagtggtgcttgcgcgaagatatttgtgggcatttatcttgaatcgctgtaggttgtatgcgtcgggaaatatgtgaggtggaagcccgttccacaaagaagatgttctccacatgaatgagtcccgatacagcgacgtccttggggtagacaggtggactcgatgttgatgagccgcaactgctagacgcgtccttcttgccggaacagccctgggtggaattaggcctgccagctcagaggagcacttaccgtgataataacggtagaataaacagagattagccacctttctcctgtgctccagactatccagactctttgtcagttctggtttgtcgataagacgaataactctcttctgtatagaatccagcaggtttaaactatgcttgggtgcagagcttcagacatgcgagcaatactcgagggaatgGCGTATTtaagccttataaagagtcagcagctgttctggtgtatacagttttttcgttttgaaaagcactccgagttttttggaagccgccctggcgacctcatGCAGATGAAGTAAGCTTTTTGGATTCCAGATAAAAAAGATTCCAAAAAATGAATGTGCCCTTAGTATTTCAGATAATGTCACATTATACGTCTCACCAGAATTTGATATCATCTGATATATATTTCacattaattcaaaataattgtCATGTGTAGTTTATAAAAGAATTTGTTCAATTTTTGCAAACTTGGAAGAACAATTACAAAGGAAAGAACTTTCCAGCCACCCAAAGTGCTTTCGATGGCCTACTGTTCACCACAAAACCAACTTGGGTTTTAGTTGAACGTTTGCACGTCGAATCTGATTTTCATTATATGATGACGGCACGACTGAATCCGGATGCTTTGGAAGTAAGCACGGCTTAGATTTTACAATTTGCCATTCTATCGAATcatatgatattaaaatttacagtatattaacacatatatattacataaaatcGTGGCTTACAATTATGCTAATAATTGTTaatataacaagaaaaaaatcattaatattacgGTTTCGAAAACAAGAATATTATCAAAAGGTGGGTCAAGCCAATCACAGTGAGGTATACTTCTGACCAACAGCACCGATGTGGCAACTTTCTGAAACtaattttcattcatttttggGTACGCACGTTTAGCATACAGATCAGTTTCCATACGTGTAGCCTCCTTGCTCAAAAGAATAACTTCTTAAGCAACCGGACTTTAGATTAAACCTACAGCCTCGTGTGATAAAGCTACTCACACAGAAAAAGAAGTGAAGATGTCAATGTCACCGATGACATTGACATTTCGCctcatttgtttatttttgaatgttTGTTGCTATGCATATTTgccaacatattttaaaaatatttattaacacactcgtttttaaatatttgggatCAGCAACGATTCTCTTCATATTACAACCTACTTACTACGTTTAATACAACATTACTAAATTGTCAAGAAATGACGCGGTTCAGCGAACGTAGTCGTCTCCGTTTTTCCATCGAACAAGACATGCAACTCCTCCAGGAAGTATTGAAACAAAATCCCTTCGAGAATGTGGACAAATGGAAGgatattcatgaaaattttgtaaatgaatGCAACATTCCCTTTTCGTTGCGGACTTGCAAGGATCATGCAAATCATCTGATTAATTTGCATTTACGAGGCAATTTGAAAATGTAATTATTGTCTCAGCTGAAAATCCCAAAATACCTTTTTGACAaggttataaatattattaatatatttgtagGCGGCCCAGAGAGATGCCAgaagattttgaaaagaaaaaggaaGTTATAAATGAAATCATTGGGTTGAGAAATCAAATATCTGATATTCAACCAAAGAGGCCTCGAAGACAGTCAGGAGGATGGGATGGTAGGTACCTTTAGgtttttagttattttgaaCACTAGAAAATGCCTTAATTGAATATCCAAACTATTTGGCTCTAACACAAGCcattaatttcctttttttttgtttaaacagagatttttgttgtaatttaggTACAAATAGTAATGAAACCATTTACATCAAACAAGAAGGGAAAGCAAATCAAGTAAAACAAGAAGATAGTGATGGTAAGacttccattaaaaaataaagcattttttacttttaatgtcTTTTGTAGATGACTTCTATTGGGAAGAAGAAAATGAAAGAGACAAACAGCAAAAAGAAAGGGAAGCGAATGATGTTGATGGAAAACTTAGGAAGAGAGAACTTGCACTGGATGAAAGAGAGATAACCCTTAGAGAAAACCAGCTTAAGCTAGAAGAGGAAAGACTTGAACTAGATAAGCTGGAAAAAAGCAGAAGAACTGAATTAGAGGAGGCGGAAAGGGAAGCATTTAGGATAGTGGCAACACAAAATCAGAGTATTATAACCAGTCTGATGGATAGTTATAATAGGAGGAATGGTGGGAGCAATTTGTGTATTTTATAGTTAAGaaagttgttttatttgatttatgacaatttgatatattaaatttaggttttaataaataatacaatgtAAGTAGaaagatcaattttttaattaagtgatttaaaatgttttatttagattttctgatacatatacagggtggtctaAGCAGATCTTAAAACTACCAATTGTTCTAAGATAGGTAGGGATTTGTAGATGTTTATGCTAAAAGATACACTGTATAAACATTGAATAATTTAAGGTTATAcatttatgataaaataaattataaaagtgCAATGTGCTTGAAAGTtatgttataaattaatacatacacatttttatttatacaattaaagttttttgtttggtttttttatatGATGATAATTCGGTAGCATTTTCATTAAGACTTCCATCTGTAATAATTGgggctgaaaaaaaaacaattaggaATAAGGATTTAAAGAACATTATGCAAAAACTTGAATTATATTGCAActtcgttataaaataaaacagattgtCCCCTCTGAAATAGACATATTCTGCCAATGCATCAAG
The sequence above is a segment of the Anthonomus grandis grandis chromosome 12, icAntGran1.3, whole genome shotgun sequence genome. Coding sequences within it:
- the LOC126742948 gene encoding uncharacterized protein LOC126742948, giving the protein MEEYNFPYVNPVQNEDLARLEVMEVSLERMNTIVDAVENVLRNIQKLAEKFDGFFNSFVGLPAFRQNEIGNTARKNAEKFPQSEPNQPVLPTSVADSIEIPTVKSLTEIAGLKEVKSTIYTMVILPKVQPQLFKNRRASNTILLYGPPGTGKTRIVHGLAAETGAVLHTMSVGSLLSSFVGETEKNIKTLFKYLSEVEKFSILFIDEIDSLCRKRTCTENDYTRRIKTELMCQLTKMAVCRNILIVAATNCPWDLDSAILRRFHKRIYVPLPDVEDRLELFRMLTTEISIGSQTGEQFVELDSLCEGFSCSDIATVIQDALDIPLAELQSNTIWNKTAEGFYHPASEAYFKNIVIAKLEELPMGSVLAREVTLADFIEAARKVQRTVTVEDVAKYEAFRKGGG
- the LOC126743165 gene encoding uncharacterized protein LOC126743165, whose amino-acid sequence is MTRFSERSRLRFSIEQDMQLLQEVLKQNPFENVDKWKDIHENFVNECNIPFSLRTCKDHANHLINLHLRGNLKMRPREMPEDFEKKKEVINEIIGLRNQISDIQPKRPRRQSGGWDGTNSNETIYIKQEGKANQVKQEDSDDDFYWEEENERDKQQKEREANDVDGKLRKRELALDEREITLRENQLKLEEERLELDKLEKSRRTELEEAEREAFRIVATQNQSIITSLMDSYNRRNGGSNLCIL